One segment of uncultured Tolumonas sp. DNA contains the following:
- the phoU gene encoding phosphate signaling complex protein PhoU has product MEVNKHISGQFNNELETIRSSVLAMGGMVEQQLSDALEAIHSQDVELARNIVETDLKVNAMEVAIDEECTRIIAKRQPAAIDLRLILMISKTVTDLERMGDSADKLARMVLNNAGRTQPPLVSLDSMGRLAIKMLHDALDAFARMDVEAAVRLYHEDDKIDRQYESIIRELMTYMMEDPRTIPQVLDVLWCARSIERIGDRCQHISDYIIYCVKGKDVRHTKIDDVDALG; this is encoded by the coding sequence GTGGAAGTAAATAAACATATCTCCGGTCAGTTTAATAACGAACTGGAAACAATCCGCAGCAGCGTGTTAGCCATGGGTGGCATGGTTGAGCAACAACTCAGCGATGCACTGGAAGCTATTCATTCTCAGGATGTGGAACTGGCGCGTAATATTGTTGAGACTGATCTGAAAGTAAACGCGATGGAAGTTGCGATCGACGAAGAGTGCACCCGTATCATTGCCAAACGCCAACCAGCGGCAATCGACTTACGCTTGATCCTGATGATCTCCAAGACGGTCACAGACTTGGAGCGGATGGGTGATAGTGCCGATAAACTGGCGCGGATGGTGCTGAATAACGCTGGTCGTACGCAACCGCCGTTAGTTTCCCTGGATAGCATGGGGCGGTTAGCGATCAAGATGTTGCATGATGCGCTGGATGCATTTGCCCGCATGGACGTCGAAGCGGCGGTGCGTTTGTATCATGAAGATGACAAGATCGACCGTCAGTATGAATCCATCATCCGCGAATTGATGACTTATATGATGGAAGATCCGCGTACCATACCACAGGTGTTGGATGTGCTCTGGTGTGCCCGTTCCATCGAACGGATTGGTGATCGTTGTCAGCATATCAGTGATTACATTATCTACTGCGTTAAAGGTAAAGACGTTCGTCATACCAAAATTGACGATGTTGATGCACTGGGTTGA
- the pstB gene encoding phosphate ABC transporter ATP-binding protein PstB translates to MINVTPTISTSEAVDLVNLPAEQTALEVKGLDLFYGNKQALFDVSMKIPKGQVTAFIGPSGCGKSTLLRCINRMNDLVEICRIEGEILLHGQNIYDKRVDVAALRRRVGMVFQRPNPFPKSIYENVVYGLRLQGINDRRQLDEAVERSLRGAALWEEVKDRLNENAFGLSGGQQQRLVIARAIAIEPEVLLLDEPTSALDPISTLTIEELINELKNKYTVVIVTHNMQQAARVSDQTAFMYMGELIEYSDTNTIFTKPKMKKTEDYITGRYG, encoded by the coding sequence ATGATTAACGTAACACCTACTATCAGCACCAGTGAAGCAGTTGATTTAGTCAATCTGCCAGCGGAACAAACCGCACTGGAAGTTAAAGGGCTGGATCTGTTTTACGGCAATAAACAAGCATTGTTTGATGTCAGTATGAAGATCCCGAAAGGGCAGGTGACAGCATTTATCGGCCCGTCCGGCTGTGGTAAATCAACCTTATTGCGTTGTATTAACCGCATGAACGATCTGGTGGAAATCTGCCGAATTGAAGGCGAGATCTTGCTACACGGCCAGAATATTTATGACAAACGGGTTGATGTGGCTGCATTACGCCGTCGTGTCGGCATGGTGTTCCAGCGTCCAAACCCGTTTCCAAAATCCATCTATGAAAACGTGGTGTATGGTCTGCGTCTGCAAGGCATCAATGACCGTCGTCAGTTGGATGAAGCGGTTGAGCGCAGTCTGCGTGGTGCCGCATTGTGGGAAGAAGTCAAAGATCGTCTGAACGAAAACGCTTTTGGCCTATCCGGTGGTCAGCAACAACGTTTGGTCATTGCACGCGCTATCGCAATTGAGCCAGAAGTGCTGTTGTTGGACGAACCAACATCTGCACTTGACCCGATCTCGACGTTAACGATTGAAGAATTAATTAACGAACTGAAGAACAAATACACCGTCGTCATCGTAACCCATAATATGCAGCAGGCTGCGCGTGTTTCTGACCAAACTGCGTTTATGTATATGGGTGAACTGATCGAATATTCTGATACCAACACCATCTTCACCAAACCGAAGATGAAGAAAACCGAAGACTACATCACTGGTCGCTACGGTTAA